The Malus domestica chromosome 06, GDT2T_hap1 genome has a segment encoding these proteins:
- the LOC103428164 gene encoding alcohol acyl transferase 2-like, which translates to MMPSSVLQVKRLQPELITPVKPMPQETKFLSDIDDQEGLRFQVPIIMCYKDNPSLNKNRNPVKVIREALSRALVYYYPLAGRLREGPNRKLMVDCNGEGILFVEAFANVTLEQLGDKILPPCPLLEEFLFNFPSSNGIIGCPLLLVQVTCLICGGFILALRLNHTMCDAPGLLLFLTAIAEMARGAHAPSILPVWERELLFARDPPRITCAHHEYEDVIDHSDGLYASSNQSNMVQRSFYFGAKEMRVLRKQIPPHLISTCSTFDLITACLWKCRTLALKINPNQAVRFSCLPLGYYGNAFAFPTAVSKAEPLCKNPLGYALELVKKAKATMNEEYLRSVADLLVLRGRPQYSSTGSYFIVSDTTRAGFGDVNFGWGQPVFAGPAKALDLISFYVQHKNNTEDGILVPMCLPFSAMERFQEELERITQEPKEDICKNLRSTRIMSMM; encoded by the exons ATGATGCCATCCTCAGTACTTCAGGTGAAACGATTGCAGCCGGAACTTATAACTCCAGTAAAGCCAATGCCTCAGGAAACAAAGTTTCTCTCAGATATTGACGATCAAGAAGGTTTGAGATTTCAGGTTCCAATCATCATGTGTTACAAAGATAACCCTTCACTTAATAAAAATCGTAATCCCGTTAAGGTGATTAGGGAAGCCTTAAGTAGAGCATTAGTGTATTACTACCCTTTAGCTGGAAGGCTTAGGGAAGGGCCTAACAGAAAGCTCATGGTTGATTGCAATGGTGAAGGTATCTTGTTTGTCGAGGCTTTTGCTAATGTCACACTTGAGCAACTAGGAGATAAAATTCTACCCCCTTGTCCACTcttagaggagttcttatttaATTTTCCAAGCTCTAATGGAATTATTGGTTGTCCGTTGCTGCTGGTTCAG GTGACCTGTCTTATATGTGGAGGTTTCATACTTGCATTGCGCCTAAACCACACAATGTGTGATGCACCTGGATTGCTCCTGTTCCTGACTGCCATTGCGGAGATGGCAAGAGGCGCACATGCACCATCTATTCTACCAGtgtgggagagagagctcttgtTCGCTCGAGATCCACCAAGAATTACATGTGCTCATCATGAATATGAAGACGTGATTGATCATTCTGATGGTTTATACGCATCCAGTAACCAGTCAAACATGGTTCAACGATCTTTCTACTTTGGTGCCAAAGAGATGAGAGTCCTTCGAAAACAGATTCCACCCCACCtaatttccacttgctccacaTTTGACTTGATCACAGCTTGTTTGTGGAAATGTCGCACTCTTGCACTTAAAATTAATCCAAACCAGGCTGTTCGCTTTTCATGTCTTCCCTTGGGATACTATGGCAATGCATTTGCATTTCCAACTGCAGTTTCAAAGGCTGAACCTCTATGCAAAAATCCACTGGGATATGCTTTGGAGTTGGTGAAGAAGGCTAAAGCTACCATGAATGAAGAATACTTAAGATCAGTGGCAGATCTTTTGGTACTAAGAGGGCGACCTCAATATTCATCGACAGGAAGTTATTTTATAGTTTCTGATACAACGCGTGCAGGTTTTGGAGATGTCAATTTTGGATGGGGACAACCGGTATTTGCTGGACCCGCCAAGGCCTTGGATTTGATTAGCTTCTACgttcaacacaaaaacaacaCTGAGGATGGAATATTGGTACCAATGTGTTTGCCATTCTCGGCCATGGAGAGATTTCAGGAGGAACTAGAGAGGATTACTCAGGAACCTAAGGAGGATATATGTAAGAACCTTAGATCAACTAGGATCATGTCAATGATGTAA